The following are encoded together in the Vigna unguiculata cultivar IT97K-499-35 chromosome 2, ASM411807v1, whole genome shotgun sequence genome:
- the LOC114174522 gene encoding uncharacterized protein LOC114174522 → MIPLQEIHVMWTRLSFSNVSSSQSEGQLSIQREVDLLLNLFKEVDIAGKVTIKHKLLDIVCPSMTSMLPPPSKVKTKGAAKSHRSKKSTKRDPSYFEHVDAFIESSRQDTCFAKTKNNLKSKRVIEEKVIPMLERFNPVFHPYILDVVADGHCGYRCIAALLGMGEESWPLIRHDLYKELSQWRDEYATLVGGYDRLEELRKSLLVQSPSGANRDKWMTVPDMGYAIANRYNVILVCLSSVQNLTIFPLRTSPPISQSQHRLICIGHVYSSHFVQVRLQEDCPLPTVDIISSSNCYPKAKGWASFYRDKMQAFLDLHVVDRSYVDLMED, encoded by the exons ATGATTCCTCTCCAAGAAATTCATGTCATGTGGACTAGGTTGAGCTTCTCAAATGTGTCGTCTTCACAATCCGAAGGGCAATTATCTATTCAGAGGGAGGTTGATCTACTGcttaatcttttcaaagaagttgATATTGCAGGAAAAGTgaccataaaacataaattacttgaCATAGTTTGCCCTTCCATGACATCGATGTTACCACCACCGAGTAAAGTTAAGACGAAAGGTGCAGCTAAGAGTCATAGATCAAAGAAGTCAACCAAACGTGATCCCTCATATTTTGAGCATGTGGACGCCTTCATTGAGTCCTCAAGACAAGACACATGTtttgcaaaaacaaaaaacaacctGAAGAGCAAACGTGTAATTGAAGAGAAAGTAATACCCATGCTAGAACGGTTCAATCCTGTTTTTCATCCTTATATACTCGATGTTGTGGCGGACGGTCATTGTGGATATAGATGCATTGCTGCATTGTTGGGTATGGGTGAGGAGTCGTGGCCTCTAATCAGACATGATCTATACAAAGAACTTAGTCAATGGCGAGATGAATATGCAACATTAGTTGGAGGCTATGATCGTCTGGAAGAACTGAGAAAGTCTTTGCTAGTTCAATCACCATCAGGG gCTAATCGAGACAAGTGGATGACTGTACCAGACATGGGGTATGCGATTGCTAATCGGTATAATGTAATCCTCGTGTGCTTGTCATCAGTTCAGAATTTGACGATATTCCCACTTCGTACATCCCCACCTATTTCGCAAAGTCAACATCGACTAATTTGTATCGGGCATGTTTACAGTTCTCATTTTGTGCag GTTCGTCTACAAGAAGATTGTCCATTACCGACAGTGGATATCATATCATCTAGCAATTGTTACCCAAAGGCAAAAGGGTGGGCATCATTTTATAGAGATAAGATGCAAGCATTCCTAGATTTACACGTAGTAGATCGTAGTTATGTAGATCTCATGGAAGACTGA
- the LOC114174523 gene encoding protein MAIN-LIKE 1-like — protein MVRTRGNLSRRGSNDASESSKQGAARKRPTASARRRGQHEANVVQDDIIENEVSDVPWEDEQGIDNDGGGFPGGPYDTSLLTRYQDHVARMIWDGQDRVVKVVSHIKKVKKLGRPHPSVAPFVLASGLSPLCDILYEYIDLGGNFCSTENLEYEDSVEILTTLLGVDRAMACVELNQSRGAQVRLSWLRELYDSCCENELWEFAARAYLLHLVGCTIFANKSATYVRTHYLELFRDLSTCRRYAWGVAALVYLYEQLGDVSFANTKQLAGYLPLLQAGIYEHFPTLGRKQVRDTYVETEPRALCYVTRRAISAITDVRVQLDGLTYDGMIWNPYVAHRATRQLVTHGMFSGFLRVGTLVHRHLPERVLRQFGFMQPIPRLPSSLPMMDFEAIDDQWKKHEQFVWFRRVSHPYILSGAEADRPSLVIVPRLRRNFPDDITVQRTSPSSSSSGLLGLMKRIVGGLQRMIDCRDVTEGTVAWDRTHELL, from the exons ATGGTTAGGACACGAGGAAATTTATCTAGACGTGGTTCAAATGATGCATCAGAGAGTTCCAAACAGGGTGCTGCACGAAAGAGACCGACAGCTTCGGCTCGTAGAAGGGGTCAGCATGAGGCCAATGTTGTTCAGGATGATATTATTGAGAATGAGGTTTCTGACGTTCCTTGGGAGGACGAGCAGGGGATTGATAACGATGGTGGAGGATTTCCTGGTGGTCCGTATGATACATCTTTATTGACCCGGTACCAGGATCATGTTGCACGCATGATATGGGATGGTCAG GATCGAGTTGTGAAAGTGGTCTCCcatattaaaaaagtgaagaaattagGACGTCCTCACCCTTCTGTTGCACCTTTTGTGTTAGCTTCTGGATTATCGCCTCTGTgcgatattttatatgaatatatcgATCTTGG TGGAAACTTTTGCTCCACTGAAAATCTTGAATATGAAGATTCAGTTGAGATTTTGACGACACTTCTTGGTGTTGACCGGGCCATGGCTTGTGTGGAGCTGAATCAAAGTCGGGGTGCACAGGTTCGACTTAGCTGGTTGAGAGAGTTGTATGACAGTTGTTGTGAAAACGAGCTATGGGAGTTTGCTGCACGTGCATATCTTTTGCACCTTGTAGGGTGCACGATATTTGCTAACAAAAGCGCCACCTATGTTCGTACACATTATCTCGAGCTATTTAGAGATCTCTCCACATGTCGTCGATATGCTTGGGGAGTTGCTGCTCTTGTCTACTTATATGAGCAGCTAGGAGATGTCAGCTTTGCAAATACAAAGCAATTAGCTGGATATCTACCTCTTCTACAG GCTGGGATATACGAGCACTTCCCTACATTGGGAAGGAAGCAAGTACGGGATACATATGTGGAGACCGAACCCCGTGCTCTATGTTATGTCACTAGACGCGCCATTTCCGCTATAACTGATGTTAGAGTCCAGTTGGATGGCTTGACATATGATGGGATGATTTGGAACCCCTATGTAGCACATAGAGCTACTCGACAACTTGTAACACATGGCATGTTTTCTGGCTTCCTGAGGGTTGGTACCCTCGTACACCGTCATCTGCCGGAGCGTGTGTTGCGACAATTTGGCTTCATGCAGCCTATTCCACGACTGCCGAGTTCGCTTCCCATGATGGACTTTGAGGCTATTGATGATCAGTGGAAAAAGCACGAGCAGTTTGTT TGGTTTAGGAGAGTCTCCCATCCATACATTTTAAGTGGAGCTGAGGCCGACCGACCTAGCCTTGTGATTGTGCCCCGACTTCGTCGAAATTTTCCAGATGACATAACAGTTCAGAGGACGTCACCGTCATCATCTTCCAGTGGTTTATTG GGTCTCATGAAACGCATTGTAGGCGGTCTTCAGCGGATGATAGATTGTAGAGACGTTACTGAGGGCACAGTTGCTTGGGATCGCACTCATGAGTTATTGTAG